A DNA window from Brassica napus cultivar Da-Ae chromosome A4, Da-Ae, whole genome shotgun sequence contains the following coding sequences:
- the LOC106447563 gene encoding G-type lectin S-receptor-like serine/threonine-protein kinase SD3-1: MKTEMNLLLQALFLSLSLCLLPFVASEIQLGSKLVVGEENASWVSKNGDFALGFFTPPGLPNRFSIGIRFNSQSIPSDQRKVVWVAGAGVSVSDNASYFELTSDGDLVLFDSSLGVPVWTSKTNRFSVHSVFSSVSSALLGDDGNLVLLDDKEEIVWESFDTPADTLLPNQKLKAFEMLRAASESSRSSYYSLHMVGSGRLELRWESNITFWSSTNQEAVKKRENLSAVLTPEGALLVSHQDITKPVWSVFGEDHNDTVKFRFLRLDRDGNLRMYSFQDASRTWRTVWQAVENQCRVFATCGSQVCSFNGSGDSQCTCPYNAFASKCLTPYQKLSCKSGFSMVTFENMELYGIYPANDTVVSPVSSLRCKKMCLEDDACTAVTYKNDVEKPQCVMKLTRYVSGYYDASLSSVSYVKTCLDPRAVDPSKGEVVGSVTKKSHSVCLSCLLGVTSTTFVLFLAFQVCVIVYVYKRKKKEAVKRAERVRNPNPKGVVVFSVDEIKEMTNDFEDNIGPKMFKGVMSENELVLVKEIEGALTEERKFRSSAAKIGTMHHKNLAKLEGYCCERGKRFLVYEYAKNGSLLDHHAKNLTWRRRNDVCLSVAKALFYLHSECREFVSHGSLSLGNILIGEEFEAKLTEYGFGSCAADKDVEDFGKMVLALVTGGYEEEWVYREWIEGRGETVVDRSLEGGFDVEELERVLRISFWCVQVDERLRPSMGEVVKVLEGTLSVDPPPPPFVCARSSATNSSESGQSLYESVRE; this comes from the coding sequence ATGAAAACAGAGATGAACCTTCTTCTTCAAGCTCTGTtcctgtctctctctctatgccTCCTCCCCTTCGTGGCTTCAGAGATTCAGCTCGGTTCCAAGCTCGTGGTCGGTGAAGAAAACGCCTCGTGGGTATCTAAAAACGGAGACTTTGCGTTAGGTTTCTTCACCCCTCCCGGTTTGCCTAACCGGTTTAGCATCGGTATCCGGTTTAACTCCCAATCCATCCCCTCTGATCAAAGAAAAGTCGTCTGGGTAGCTGGAGCTGGTGTCTCCGTTTCAGACAACGCCTCTTACTTTGAACTCACTTCTGATGgagatttggttttgtttgattcCTCTTTGGGTGTACCGGTTTGGACCAGCAAAACGAACCGGTTCTCTGTTCACTCTGTtttttcctctgtttcctctgCTTTGTTAGGTGATGATGGTAACCTCGTGTTGTTGGATGATAAAGAGGAGATTGTTTGGGAGAGCTTTGACACTCCTGCTGATACTTTACTACCGAACCAAAAGCTGAAGGCTTTTGAGATGCTTAGAGCCGCTAGTGAGAGTTCCAGGTCTAGCTATTACAGCCTTCACATGGTGGGTTCAGGGAGGTTGGAGCTGAGGTGGGAGAGTAACATCACTTTCTGGTCAAGCACCAATCAAGAAGCAGTCAAGAAGAGGGAGAATCTCAGTGCTGTTCTTACACCAGAGGGAGCTTTACTTGTCTCCCATCAAGACATAACTAAACCGGTTTGGTCTGTTTTTGGAGAAGACCATAACGACACAGTGAAGTTCCGGTTCCTTAGACTAGACAGAGACGGTAACCTCAGAATGTACTCGTTCCAGGACGCTTCAAGGACTTGGAGAACTGTCTGGCAAGCTGTTGAGAATCAGTGCCGTGTATTCGCCACCTGCGGATCGCAAGTTTGCTCCTTTAACGGCTCAGGAGACTCTCAGTGCACTTGTCCTTACAACGCTTTTGCATCCAAGTGCTTGACGCCTTACCAGAAGCTAAGCTGCAAGTCTGGTTTCAGCATGGTGACGTTCGAGAACATGGAGTTGTATGGGATTTATCCGGCTAATGATACCGTTGTGTCTCCGGTTAGCTCACTGAGATGCAAGAAGATGTGTTTGGAGGATGATGCTTGCACTGCGGTTACTTACAAGAACGATGTGGAGAAGCCTCAGTGTGTAATGAAGCTGACTAGATACGTTAGTGGATACTATGATGCGTCTCTTAGCTCGGTGTCTTATGTTAAAACGTGTTTAGACCCAAGGGCTGTTGATCCTTCAAAGGGGGAAGTAGTGGGGAGTGTGACGAAGAAGAGTCATAGTGTCTGTCTCTCTTGTCTTCTCGGGGTAACTTCCACTACGTTTGTGTTGTTTCTTGCCTTCCAGGTTTGTGTCATTGTGTATGTTtataagaggaagaagaaggaagctGTGAAGAGAGCTGAACGGGTGAGAAACCCCAACCCCAAAGGAGTGGTTGTGTTCTCTGTTGATGAGATCAAGGAGATGACTAATGACTTTGAGGATAACATAGGACCAAAGATGTTCAAGGGGGTTATGTCCGAGAACGAACTTGTTTTGGTTAAAGAGATTGAAGGAGCGTTGACAGAGGAGAGGAAGTTTAGAAGCTCTGCGGCGAAGATTGGGACAATGCATCACAAGAACTTAGCTAAGCTTGAAGGCTATTGCTGCGAGCGAGGGAAGAGGTTTCTTGTTTATGAATACGCTAAGAACGGGTCTTTACTTGACCACCACGCTAAAAACCTAACGTGGAGGAGAAGAAACGACGTTTGCTTAAGCGTGGCGAAAGCTCTCTTCTATCTCCACTCGGAGTGCAGAGAGTTCGTCAGTCATGGGAGCTTGAGCCTTGGGAACATTCTGATAGGTGAGGAGTTTGAAGCTAAGCTGACAGAATATGGATTTGGCTCGTGTGCTGCTGATAAAGACGTTGAGGATTTTGGGAAGATGGTTTTGGCTTTGGTGACTGGTGGGTATGAGGAGGAGTGGGTGTATAGAGAATGGATTGAAGGGAGGGGAGAAACCGTTGTGGACAGAAGTTTAGAAGGTGGGTTTGATGTAGAGGAGCTTGAGAGGGTTTTGAGAATCTCTTTCTGGTGTGTTCAGGTGGATGAGCGGTTGAGACCGTCTATGGGGGAAGTGGTGAAGGTTTTGGAAGGTACATTGTCTGTTGATCCACCGCCACCGCCTTTTGTTTGTGCAAGATCATCGGCTACTAACTCATCAGAGTCTGGTCAGTCTTTGTATGAGTCTGTAAGAGAGTGA
- the LOC106448967 gene encoding mitogen-activated protein kinase kinase kinase 20-like, with amino-acid sequence MRPNRKKPKIDQTKPDMKFIKSLGKGTYGSVDLFSYTKDDGSTFYNAMKISDSKYYNSIDREFKVLSKLRGCPGIVQSFGNSLLQETDSDGKKVYKMAIEYAAGGNLTDFIRINRKLSDTFVKDFTRMLLQGLASVHDHGYVHCDLKPENLLLFPRHDQETRFCSYELKISDFGLTIKAGEESVCWETKSPFVGTPLYMSPESVRDGTAVEKTLDLWSLGCVVLEMCVGKHPWAGLSVDDIKSRLLCGKAPEIPETVPCDARKFVEKCFARKPEERGSASELLLHPFLVGERKVDGAGGGGGGERRRVGLRIRKPPERFDDIAKKPLKLKIISSKSSQFKRVSNKPQKVKIGRP; translated from the coding sequence ATGCGACCTAACAGAAAGAAACCAAAGATCGATCAGACCAAACCAGATATGAAGTTCATCAAGTCTCTAGGAAAGGGTACGTACGGCTCCGTAGATCTCTTCAGTTACACCAAAGACGACGGCTCAACGTTCTACAACGCCATGAAGATCTCTGATTCTAAATACTACAACTCTATCGACAGAGAGTTTAAGGTCCTTTCGAAACTCAGAGGATGTCCTGGAATCGTGCAatcttttggtaactcactgcTTCAAGAAACCGATTCTGATGGAAAGAAAGTCTACAAGATGGCCATAGAGTACGCAGCTGGTGGTAACCTAACCGACTTCATCCGAATAAACCGAAAGTTATCGGACACGTTCGTTAAAGACTTCACTCGGATGCTTCTCCAAGGACTTGCGTCGGTACATGACCACGGTTATGTCCACTGCGATCTTAAACCGGAGAATCTCCTTCTCTTCCCGCGTCACGATCAAGAAACGCGGTTTTGCTCGTACGAGTTAAAGATTTCGGATTTTGGATTGACGATAAAGGCAGGAGAGGAGTCTGTCTGTTGGGAAACCAAATCTCCGTTTGTCGGAACGCCGTTATACATGTCTCCGGAGTCGGTACGGGACGGTACCGCCGTGGAGAAAACCCTAGACTTGTGGTCGTTAGGTTGCGTGGTGTTGGAGATGTGTGTAGGTAAGCATCCGTGGGCAGGGCTTAGTGTTGATGATATAAAGTCTCGTTTGTTGTGTGGGAAGGCGCCGGAGATTCCAGAGACTGTGCCTTGTGACGCAAGGAAGTTTGTGGAGAAGTGTTTTGCAAGAAAGCCTGAAGAGAGGGGAAGTGCTTCTGAGCTGTTGTTGCATCCGTTTTTGGTCGGAGAGAGGAAGGTGGATGGTgccggcggcggcggcggaggagaGAGGAGGCGGGTGGGGTTGAGGATCAGAAAACCACCGGAGAGGTTTGACGATATTGCAAAGAAGCCATTGAAATTGAAGATTATCTCATCTAAGTCCTCGCAGTTTAAGAGAGTTTCGAATAAACCCCAAAAGGTTAAGATTGGTCGTCCTTGA
- the LOC106447564 gene encoding zinc finger CCCH domain-containing protein 30, with amino-acid sequence MCCGSDQLNQISSPEDTTTNTEMNHLRVETEDTFASLLELAANNDVEGVRLSIDRDPSCVDEPGLWYGRQKGSKAMVNDHRTPLMVAATYGSIDVIKLILSLTDVNRACGSDQTTALHCAASGGAVNAVQVVKLLLAAGADLNLMDADGQRAGDVIVVPPKLEGVKLMLQELLSAATAERNLRVVTNVRTSRSNSPNEEEYGDGDGESPFKMKSSTEFKKEYPVDPSLPDIKNSIYSTDEFRMYSFKVRPCSRAYSHDWTECPFVHPGENARRRDPRKFHYSCVPCPDFRKGACRRGDMCEFAHGVFECWLHPAQYRTRLCKDGTGCARRVCFFAHIPEELRPLYESTGSAVLSPRSNADFAAALSLLPPGSPSGVSVMSPLSPSSGGNGMSSMAWPQPNVPALQLPGSNLRSSRLRSSFNARDEMNMLAEYEQQQLLNEFNSSLSRSGRMKSLPPSNLEDLFSAESSSSPRFNDSALASAVFSPTHKSAVFNQFQQQQQQQSMLSPINTSYSSPKSVDHSLFSGGGRMSPRNVVEPISPMSSRVSMLAQCVKQQQQQQQQQQQQQNQFRSLRSREQLRTSSSPIVGSPVNNNNNNNAWSSQWGSSNGKPDWGMSSDAAALGKLSFDGGVEPDVSWVQSLVKENSTEAKENAAATSSNTGQNTMQQPTTSEMVMDHAGLEAWIEQMQLDQFVAQQN; translated from the coding sequence ATGTGCTGTGGATCAGACCAATTAAACCAGATCTCATCCCCAGAAGATACCACCACCAACACAGAGATGAACCACTTGAGAGTCGAAACAGAGGACACTTTCGCTAGCCTCCTCGAGCTAGCCGCTAACAACGACGTAGAAGGCGTTCGGCTATCCATCGACAGAGACCCTTCTTGCGTAGACGAGCCTGGTCTCTGGTACGGTCGCCAAAAGGGCTCCAAAGCCATGGTCAACGACCACAGAACCCCCTTGATGGTCGCCGCTACCTACGGAAGCATCGACGTGATCAAGCTGATCCTCTCTTTAACCGACGTGAACCGAGCCTGCGGGAGCGATCAGACCACCGCCTTGCACTGCGCCGCCTCCGGAGGGGCCGTGAACGCTGTGCAGGTCGTTAAGCTGCTTCTCGCGGCTGGAGCTGACTTGAATCTGATGGATGCTGACGGTCAAAGGGCTGGCGATGTGATCGTTGTCCCTCCGAAGCTCGAAGGTGTGAAGCTGATGCTTCAGGAGCTTCTCTCCGCGGCTACCGCGGAGAGGAACTTGAGGGTTGTGACTAATGTTAGGACCAGCAGGTCTAATTCTCCTAATGAAGAGGAGTATGGTGACGGCGATGGCGAGTCGCCGTTTAAGATGAAATCGTCTACGGAGTTCAAGAAAGAGTACCCGGTCGATCCGTCGTTGCCGGATATAAAGAACAGTATCTACTCGACGGACGAGTTTAGGATGTATTCGTTTAAAGTCAGGCCGTGCTCCCGCGCGTACTCGCACGACTGGACGGAGTGTCCCTTCGTCCACCCGGGCGAGAACGCGCGGAGGAGGGACCCGAGGAAGTTTCACTACAGCTGCGTTCCCTGTCCGGATTTTCGGAAGGGCGCTTGTAGGAGAGGGGACATGTGCGAGTTCGCGCACGGCGTGTTCGAATGCTGGCTTCACCCGGCTCAGTACCGCACCCGTCTCTGCAAAGATGGGACGGGATGCGCTCGCCGGGTCTGTTTCTTCGCCCATATACCCGAGGAGCTTCGACCGCTGTACGAGTCGACCGGTTCGGCCGTGCTTTCGCCTCGGTCGAACGCCGATTTTGCTGCTGCGTTGAGTCTCTTACCGCCCGGCTCTCCGTCTGGAGTCTCTGTTATGTCTCCGCTCTCGCCGTCCTCCGGGGGAAACGGGATGTCGTCGATGGCGTGGCCGCAGCCGAATGTACCTGCTCTGCAGTTGCCTGGGAGCAATCTGCGGTCGAGCAGGCTGAGATCTTCTTTCAATGCGAGAGATGAGATGAATATGTTGGCGGAGTACGAGCAGCAGCAGCTTCTTAATGAGTTTAACAGCTCGTTGAGCAGGTCTGGTCGGATGAAATCGCTGCCTCCTTCGAATCTTGAAGATCTTTTCTCCGCGGAAAGCTCTTCTTCTCCGAGGTTTAATGACTCGGCTTTGGCTTCTGCTGTCTTCTCTCCTACGCATAAGTCAGCTGTGTTTAATCAGTTCCAgcaacagcagcagcagcagagtATGTTGTCTCCTATCAATACAAGCTACTCTTCGCCAAAGAGTGTGGATCACTCTTTGTTTTCAGGAGGAGGAAGGATGTCTCCTCGGAATGTGGTTGAGCCTATTTCGCCTATGAGTTCTCGTGTCTCTATGCTGGCGCAATGCGtgaagcagcagcagcagcagcaacagcagcaacaacagcagCAGAATCAGTTTCGTAGCCTTAGATCCAGGGAGCAGCTTAGAACAAGCTCAAGTCCTATTGTTGGTTCACCGGTTAACAACAATAATAACAACAACGCGTGGTCGTCTCAATGGGGTTCATCAAATGGTAAACCGGATTGGGGGATGAGCTCAGATGCGGCAGCGCTTGGGAAGTTATCGTTTGATGGTGGTGTTGAGCCTGATGTTTCATGGGTTCAGTCACTGGTGAAGGAGAATTCTACAGAGGCCAAAGAGAATGCAGCTGCTACATCTTCTAACACTGGCCAAAACACAATGCAGCAGCCAACAACGTCTGAAATGGTAATGGATCATGCTGGCCTTGAAGCTTGGATTGAGCAAATGCAGCTCGATCAGTTCGTAGCTCAGCAGAATTGA